The Labrus mixtus chromosome 18, fLabMix1.1, whole genome shotgun sequence DNA segment AGTACGTAGCAGAAGGTATCTTGTTATTTGACCATCAGTATCTACTAATCCTGCATACAGCAATATGGCAGGGTTGACTGAGGCTGTGGTGGGGGGGCGGGGCCAAATGTGATGTCTTTTCCTGAGGCCCAGAAATCCTGTCGACGCCCCTAGTTGTGGATGTAGTTTAGGTATCTATTGCCAAATGGTACaggtggtgattctagagtttGTTGGGACCCTAGGCAAAAATCAGTTGGGGGGCCctccatccatctttcatcacccttatgtctgccagtgtcccgacgctTACTCTGCTTcggtttcttttttctctcctatgagggataattcctcttcttttttctttgttgactttcattgacaaacgtTGTTTTTTACAGCATGCGaagcttagcagggcaacaagagtgagtgctgtcagatggggcttgcttagggaggtttccgactgtcattgcaaaatttgctcATTTTGagtcactgctgtggtttaaagtttgttagccctcaggggcccccttaCTGGTCTGAGGCCCCAAACAGGTGCCttccttgcctgttgacaagcagcacctctgggtCCCTGTATATGTAATAATTTTCCACTACTATGTTATCTTTCTAGTGTGAAACCTTTCCTTATGTTGGGAGTCATAACGATGGTGGTGCAATGTGGTGATTGTTATTTATCTTCCCAGATATGACTATCAAGGCAACAGATGAGCAATCCATCATCATTTACGTGTCACAGTTCTTGGAGCACTTCCCGGGCATAGAAGAGGTAAGAGTCCCATCCTAACGGGCATGTTCGAAGTCAGATTTCTACACAATAGTATTTTTACTGATACTTATTCTATTGTCTCTCAGGATGAGAGCTCCCGGCTGATTGAACGTAGCGTCTCTATGTGCCGACTCAGCTACCGCGAGGCCGACGCTGAGTACATGAGGAACGGCACTCACCGGggcagagtgagggagagatcCTACATGTTTGAGAGGGACTCAGCCCAACGCCCACCCAAAATCTTAATTTCAACCGTGTCCGAGGACAGGAGCACCAAGTCGCCCTCCTTTAGGGTGGCCGCAGCTCGCTCATGGTCCAGTGATGACATCCTAGCAGATGCAGAAGAACTCTCCAGGAGTGTGGTGAAAGAAGCCAAGGAACCGCCAAGTGAGGTCTCAAGCAACTCAACGCCTAACCCCCCACAGCTGACGAACACTCAATCACCCACTAACTCTTCAGTGCCCGAGTCTGTTAACACCGAGTCGGTGATCGGTGACTCGGCAATCGGCTCCCCAGACTCCTGGGTTGAGAGCGAATTTGGGACAACACCAGAGAAGTTTTGCGAGAGCCGAAGTGACAGCTCTCTATGCGACAGTGGAACAGCTTGGGATGTGTACCGTGCTACCCCTGTGGAGATCACTACCCTTGATGATGTTGTCCCATCACTGGACGATAGAACCCCTGACGAGCAGACGATCGCAGAGTCCTACACAGACGAAGGGATTTATTCTCTAAGCTCGTTGGAGAGTACACAGGAGAGGATGCAAGGACGTTCACTAGAGGAGGTAGTGAACGGGAAAGAGGCCAACATTGAGAGCCACAACCAGGACCTTGCTTTAGAACAGGGATCTGATCATAGTGAAGCTGAGATTAAAAAAGAACTTGATTCTAAAAAGATAGATACAGATAAACTTCACAAAGAGCAAGAACAATCTTCTGTAAAGGGCAATGCAGAAGAGGTGGCCAACTCTAGTGGCATAGATCTCCTTGAAACTATCCGGTCTCCGCTCATATCCATTACCGAAGTCCCTGAAGATTTAGAAGATCTTGCTAAACAATCAAGTTCTGATGAGCGCACATACAGGGAACCAGAAAGTGACAAGAAAACAGTGGAGGCTGCACAGGGCCGGGAAGTACAAATAAATGGTCCGACTGAAGGTAAGAATGTAAGAAATACTGTTGAGGAAGTCGAGGAGGAAACTGAATGTCAGaaaacagaggagacaaaggGAGAGTTAGGAGAGGAATCAGGGATTGTAAAGAAAAAGGATGAAGTGGCAGTGAAGACACAAGACAAAGGAAGTGAAGGAGTTCCAAGTGACTTACAGGAAAGCCTCGGAGCAGAGACCTGCGCTGTGGCGAACAAAGACGTGGCCTCAAAAACAAGTCTTGCTCTGGGCATAAACATTCCTGAGATCTCTATTTCAAGTGAGCCAGAGGAGCAGGCAGAAGGGGAAAACTGTGACCGAGAAAGACAAGATCATGTTGCAGATGATGAGGtccatcaggaggaggaggagacgtcTGGAAGTAAGGTGACAGACAAAGATGTCAACAGGCCTCAAAAGCCAGAAGAATCGAGCTGGGACTCAAATGACAATAAGGACAAGAAGCCTCTTGAGATTTCTTCCTGTCTCATATCAGAAGACGCTAAACCAACAACAGAAAATTTGGATGGTAAGGATGACCCTGGTAACACTGAAAAAGACTTAACATCTCAGACGTCTTCTACAGATGCTAAATCTCAACCTGTGAGTACTGGGCAAGAAGTAGATTTACCCCTTCAACTGGTCCAGGATAAACTGGTTGACACCTTTTCAGACAATGAGATGTCTGCAACACAGCAGGACACATCAAATCCAGTTAACTCAAAACCAAATGGTACAACTGAGATGTCCAGACACAAGGACTCGTCCTCTCCCAACTTTGATCGAAATTCCCCCACAGACGACTTACTCTGTGACCCGATCGAACCGATGGACCTGTTCTACCCCGACAAAGAGGAGCCCATGACCGCAGAGCCAGCTGACTCTGATATAGAGAGTTGGCCTTCTGTTCTGAGCGTGTCTCCTCTCCAGCCGGCGCCAGCCTCAGAGACTCAGCCAGACGACCAACCGCTCATCCTGCTGAGTGATGACTTCAGAAACGGAGTGGATACAATACAAGACAATGGCAAGGTAAATGGGAGTTTATTTGGTAGGACCTTGGCATTGATCGGACCATTATATAGTAGATGCAAAATTAGCTTTtaagacatacacacatgtcCCCATTCTTTTGCTCCTCAttctgctcatttaaaaaatatgagaaaagaCTCTGctggacacagggccttaggGACATTGGAAAGTCCAccactttgttttgtctctcaTGGCAACAGACTATGATCTAGGGCTTCAAGTGTAGCACTTGTTGACATTTTTGCCAAGGTTCTTAGATTTCATTTCGACCTCTTTAGCTCTCCACAGAAAGTTTTCTTGCTTACAATCGAAGCCTCTGACCACAAatggaaaataacacaaatctTGTTCATTTACGTAGACAGTTTTTAGATGTTTATTGAGATTAGAAATGCGATGACTTCTCTCCAATGTGTAACCTCTGTTCTAATAAATATTACACAAGATACAAGCTGGTGGATTTAACCtccactgttttgttttttcaattgaCTAAATAAACTAACCATGGGATTTGAAACTCTCTAGAAGAGAAATCAAACAGATTTTCTGCTGAATTATTCCAGCAAAGTGAGTGGCATCTCAGAAAACACTTTTCCCTCTGCCtccgtatgtgtgtgtctaatgGTCCAGCTCCCCAACAGGAACATGAAGCGACGTGATATTTCACACTTCTACCATCTCTCACGTAATGACCGGATGACCTGCAGACATTCATCATCCACAGTCACACCATTCTGTTCTCTTAATGTTTGCAGAAAGCTGGAGGTCATGCatcaacattttgtttaaacaGAACATGCAATGCAGAAATCGATGCTGAGggagattaaaaaatgttgtttttccagcAGTAATCTACAATCCTTTCAGAACTGTCTGCAGAGCATGAAAGGGGCATTTCAGCTGAGAAGATTAAAAGTGACTGAATTGGCTGACAATGCAAagtaatgttaaatattctctatgttaaataatatattgtaTTGCTGCAAAATCGTTGCACAATTTGCAAAATGAGGCAATGCCTGCAAGCTAGTTCAGATGCTCCAATGATTTCACACTTAATTCTCAActatcacctgacaacaccttcCAATTAGCGGcctatttaagctgcaagatttccaGTCTCTCCCTTTGCCCCTTCATTGCCAGCTCTGGCCTTTCACCAGTtctggtggggggaggggggggggaggttaaAATGttatcccatcactcctcaaattccTGCATATAaattaaaactgtgaggagtgattAGGTCGGAGCCTAGACGCCAAACACAAATTAGATTCATGTGTCACTGTgacaaaaagaaatgcatggGCAGTTCTCCTGTTCGTCTCTAAAGCATCTTAAAGACTCACTGGTTGTCTCTCATTGTCATTAGTTGATCACTCAGACCAGCCTGGACATGGACAAAGCCTCTGAATCCCAGGATGAGTGCCTGCTGAAGACAGGAGGACTGTGGGGTGGAGATGTCCCAGCAGTCTGCGGTCATCTCAGTGAGGCTGAGAATCAGAGCTCGGACTCTGCCAGGGAAAACACCGAGCCTGTGAGGTAGGTTTTTCTATTCTTAGTCAGCTCCCTGGTAcacactgagaaacacacactggaccCTGGGGGGAAAGCAGTGTTATGGCAATGAATGGGACTGCTATGACCCGGCCTCGTTCAGTTAGCTCAGATATTTCCTTAAATGTCTTGGACAGAATTATCTCTGTAGGCTGCTGATGGGAATGAAGACAGGCCTTATGTGGGTCGAGACACTCGGCATAGAGAGAGGATGAAGGTTATAGACATTAATGTGGCTGAATGTATTAATTAATACGAGAGAGTCCCATAATGTTTATGCTCgacaaagaaatcaaaactaTAATCCTTCAGACTTTTACACATCAAACCCTATTCTGTTACATTCTGTTATCTCACGATATTAAAGtcgttttcatgtttattattatGCCAGTATTTTTCCATTCAAGTGGaatttgcattcacacacaagTGATTAAGCAAGAATTATACGTGCAGGCCTGCTCAGATGTGACAAAGCATTTGTTTCTAAGTTCAGTGTTTTGTCATACTGTGTTGGAGACAGTTTATTCAAATCATTTATGGGCTAAACAGGACACGATTCATAGTatgaatacatttcttttttatctccagatacaaaaaaacaacacactatcctttctatatgtttttttttttcattctataTCAAGTAtagaaaaaacatgtatttagtATGGGAAAGCAcagtaaagatttatttttttgaatatCCATGCATACAAGCCTTTATGATGAAGTAGATACATATAATGTGTAGACATTTACTGTAGACCATGGACTGTATATAAACAAgaacgtagtctcagtgacatcacccattgatGCCTGAAAAggacttttgaagccaaacattGTTGAAAATGCTACCTTAAGTAACTTTTCATGAATCTAGTAACAGACCAGATTGATCAAAGGTGGAGCTGCGACAGTAACTTAGCATCCTGGTAAACAGCTGAAACACGCCCACcagtcagtcaaatcagccacgcCCCGAATATGCAAATATGCTTACATCTTTGGCTAGATAAAATCAAAACGGTTAGTGATTAAAAATATAGCATATGTAGAGAgttggtttatacagggtcacaaacctcctctggtgcttgattcatgttatattttgacaaaagaacagcacagatgtttcatttagaccacaggggactgtttgaaaagagggagaagggggataatatgtcctctttaaatcaggttgtaaataaaaagacaaagacatcctcttttaaaaaaatgtcaggagGATTAACACTTACTTTACTCCAGTGTATGGGTGAAGTTATCAAAGAGTTCACACATTCCCTCAAACTTTGTGATGATGAACAAGACTAAATGgatgaaaaattaaattataaaagcCTAACATGttacctccctctcttcctgtgGTGAAGAGAGAACAGGCACACTTTGAGCTTCCAGGaagttgctttttaaatgttgaaacttCTCATTTCTGGAAGAAGTCCAAAGATCCTGAagtatttaaagtatttatataAAGCATTTATAATGGatggcttcttcttctgcacttCCTgagtctgctctctctctctcttagaaGACTTACCTAAAggagttttttaaattttttttccttttcaggaTTGACTCCAGCAGACAAGATGAAATCCAGATCCCCCCAGTCCTGCGTCACAGAAAGGGGGCTCGGCTCACAGAGGTTGGTTTTTATTGTGGACATATCGCTGCGCTTGGATAAATATTCTCTCTGACACTGTACACTCAGAGTGTTTGCTTTGTACCTTTTTCCCACACACAGAACAATCCGACTGCTGCTGGGACTGCAGAAAGGAAAAACGCCGACAACAGAGAACCCGCTGTTTGGTAAGAACTTTTCTCTCGTTgcttttgttggtgtttttttttttttagatcatcGTCGACGGTAATAATCTTCCATTAACTTTAAAAGAGATTTGTCGATATTAAAACTCCTCAGCTTTCACAAGAAGAACAGTCTCTGCTTGGAGGTGGTGGCACCACTTGGTAGTTATAGTCTCTTaatttgtgcgtttgtgtgtttgtgtttgtgtttgtgtttgtgtttgtgtgtaggtggaGTGACGGCTGGGAGCtgtacctgctgctgctgctgtggctaCTGCTCTACTGTTTCTGGCTGCTGCCTCAGATGGACCTGAAGTCACTGCCCAGCCTGCTGCTCaacctctgaacacacacacactctctgctcacacatgaacacaaacagactctacacacacacacacacacacacacacacacacagacacacacacacacacatacacacattttatacacCATTGAATGCACCATCAGGAGACCAACAGATACACAAACTGACACAGCTCTACTGCCACTCCTGTTTCCTTTCATCACACTGACTGAACTCCAGATCAAGTGAAGGCATTTACAAAAACGTGTATTTTGAACTTTTAGAGCTTTTTTAGGTTGTTGCTTTCAAGCTTTCCATGTGGCTTAAAGTGATCTGTGTGACAACGTGTCAGGGCCACTGCTGGGGAAGAGAGTTTTcagattttaagaaaaaaaattgggatattttgagagaaagaaaagtgcaTTATGTAATGGGTGTATGATTATCTTCTTACAAGACACAAAGGGCTTACTAGTATAATTTTCACGTATGCACAAAATTTCAAGCAggctgaaatcttcctgagttcaTTGTTAATTCACCTCAGAGCAGGAAGCAGTCCCTCAGGAAGGTCTCAGGAGGcgagacatgacgtaaaaagaacgTAGATCACTCTAATGGTCATCAcccaggagttttgtgcaagtgttaAAGCACCGTTTTAATGATCTTTTCAGGATAGTAATAGAACGAACAGTTTTAATTTCATAAGAAAGAAACAAGTATTTTTCAAAGGTTTAATCGATTGCCAAGTATGGTCATGATTTTATGTAAAGGAGGAAGAGTCAAAATGTGTTGAgactaaagtttttttttttatttgtttgaaagaAAGACTAAAACATTGTGAAAGTTTAGCTTCAAGTTTACAGAAAAGAATCACCTCAGACTTAAAATGATACAGATCGATTCATTCATAAAGGACAAATGTTTAACatgaaaatacatatttttcaaGAATAAGAATAGCGTGATAAAGGTCCGTATATTTATAGACACAAATGTATAAATCtgagaaaaaatatttaaacagatCATTTAGACCTGCTttaattttgtcttttaaaataacAACTGTATCACTTGATTTTAACAAGTATGACATAGGGTTAGAGTTATACACATAGACCGTAACTATTAAAGAACATCAGCCGTCTGTGCTCTGGAGGCAGACGTGGCCATGCTGGAAACGCTGtatcagtctaactttcagtcaacctaacgacaggctgagagctggagctgaggcgggttgaAAAGCCTCTTTAGACATcgctcccacctgtcaatcaggtcatctacacgcctaactatgaataacaagtatcgttttcaaaatcaaaacaaagccgttttcaaaaatgtacagtatgtgccaATGATGACAATTACTAATCAGACTTATTtagtttttgtaccaggctgtaaacatgttaatttatgctgtgaaaacatattttttgaatgggtgtgtatgtacaccggaggttgccacttgattATCCATGAGTCTTTTCTTAACATGAAAATTTCTTTTCTTAAATCAGTGCCACATTTCTCTaaatactcccccccccccccccccctccattctTAAACTCTGCTCACAGTGGCCCTGACAGTCCGCTGCAGATCTGCTCCTTGTTTAAACACACTATAAGAGTTTGTGGTTTATTGCCGTGCAG contains these protein-coding regions:
- the clmna gene encoding calmin, yielding MAGHEWEDWFEREEFIGQISDMRVQNLQVEREVVQKRTFTRWMNLHLEKCDPPIEVHDLFRDIQDGHILMALLEELSGCKLLHGFKKSTHRIFRLNNIAKVLSFLEERNVKLVSIDASDVADGNSSIILGLIWNIILFFQIKELTGNIRSQFPSSSSLSSIPTSSDSDASYCSTPSEERQTASTAMREHSKTIKKLLQWVQKRTRKYGVAVQDFGKSWKSGLAFLAVIKSIDPSLVDMRKALLRSARENLEDAFRIAHYSLGIPRILEPEDMTIKATDEQSIIIYVSQFLEHFPGIEEDESSRLIERSVSMCRLSYREADAEYMRNGTHRGRVRERSYMFERDSAQRPPKILISTVSEDRSTKSPSFRVAAARSWSSDDILADAEELSRSVVKEAKEPPSEVSSNSTPNPPQLTNTQSPTNSSVPESVNTESVIGDSAIGSPDSWVESEFGTTPEKFCESRSDSSLCDSGTAWDVYRATPVEITTLDDVVPSLDDRTPDEQTIAESYTDEGIYSLSSLESTQERMQGRSLEEVVNGKEANIESHNQDLALEQGSDHSEAEIKKELDSKKIDTDKLHKEQEQSSVKGNAEEVANSSGIDLLETIRSPLISITEVPEDLEDLAKQSSSDERTYREPESDKKTVEAAQGREVQINGPTEGKNVRNTVEEVEEETECQKTEETKGELGEESGIVKKKDEVAVKTQDKGSEGVPSDLQESLGAETCAVANKDVASKTSLALGINIPEISISSEPEEQAEGENCDRERQDHVADDEVHQEEEETSGSKVTDKDVNRPQKPEESSWDSNDNKDKKPLEISSCLISEDAKPTTENLDGKDDPGNTEKDLTSQTSSTDAKSQPVSTGQEVDLPLQLVQDKLVDTFSDNEMSATQQDTSNPVNSKPNGTTEMSRHKDSSSPNFDRNSPTDDLLCDPIEPMDLFYPDKEEPMTAEPADSDIESWPSVLSVSPLQPAPASETQPDDQPLILLSDDFRNGVDTIQDNGKLITQTSLDMDKASESQDECLLKTGGLWGGDVPAVCGHLSEAENQSSDSARENTEPVRIDSSRQDEIQIPPVLRHRKGARLTENNPTAAGTAERKNADNREPAVWWSDGWELYLLLLLWLLLYCFWLLPQMDLKSLPSLLLNL